The following proteins are co-located in the Chryseobacterium daecheongense genome:
- a CDS encoding START-like domain-containing protein has protein sequence MAKLKVHYEFPMHCLSEILYEYLATAEGLSEWFADEVVEKGDDFFFSWGGGPAEKATLIRYKPEGFVRFRWEEDEGTKNFFEMTITIDDITEDLALNITDFCEEGDEEENAMYWENLIENLRIKLGAA, from the coding sequence ATGGCGAAACTTAAAGTCCATTACGAATTTCCAATGCATTGTCTTTCAGAGATTTTATATGAGTATCTGGCGACGGCAGAAGGATTATCTGAATGGTTTGCGGATGAGGTAGTAGAGAAAGGAGATGACTTCTTTTTTAGCTGGGGTGGAGGCCCTGCTGAAAAGGCGACTTTGATTAGATATAAGCCAGAAGGTTTCGTGCGTTTCAGATGGGAAGAAGATGAGGGAACAAAGAATTTCTTTGAAATGACCATCACGATTGATGATATTACTGAAGATTTGGCTTTAAATATCACAGACTTTTGTGAAGAAGGAGATGAAGAAGAAAATGCGATGTATTGGGAGAATCTTATAGAAAATCTAAGAATAAAACTAGGGGCTGCTTAA
- a CDS encoding aspartate aminotransferase family protein — MQKDFFSYQAQTTQFAAGFEVEKAEGSYIFGTDGKRYLDFVAGVSANTLGHSHPKIVNAIKEQAEKYLHVMVYGEYAQDKPVALCRLLAEATPDPLEVTYLVNSGAEAIDGSLKLAKRYTGREEIISFKDSYHGNTHGALSVSGNEYHKREFRPLLPMVSFIEFNNEDDLDKITEKTACVILETIQGAAGFLVPQNDYLKKLKKRCEEVGALLILDEIQPGFGRTGKLFSFEHYGIVPDILVMGKGMGGGVPVGAFMSSKEIMSSLSHSPKLGHITTFGGNPLIAASSYATLKEVLESGLMNEVDRKEELFRELLVHPKISNINGRGLMLAVNLGSPEYTLKVAQKCMEKGLVVFWQLYRNEYLRISPPLTISLEEIKEGCQIILEVLNEN, encoded by the coding sequence TTGCAAAAAGATTTTTTTTCATACCAGGCACAAACTACACAATTTGCAGCAGGTTTTGAAGTTGAAAAAGCAGAAGGAAGCTATATTTTTGGAACGGACGGAAAGAGATATCTTGATTTTGTAGCAGGAGTTTCTGCCAATACTTTGGGACATTCCCATCCTAAAATCGTTAATGCAATCAAAGAACAGGCGGAAAAGTACCTTCATGTAATGGTATATGGTGAATATGCGCAGGATAAACCTGTGGCATTATGTCGTTTGCTGGCAGAAGCTACTCCGGATCCGCTGGAAGTTACTTATCTTGTCAATAGTGGAGCTGAAGCTATAGATGGAAGTCTGAAGCTGGCCAAAAGATATACCGGAAGGGAAGAAATTATTTCCTTTAAAGATTCTTATCATGGAAATACCCATGGAGCATTAAGTGTTTCGGGAAATGAGTATCATAAGAGGGAATTTCGTCCTCTTTTACCGATGGTATCATTTATTGAATTCAATAATGAAGATGATCTGGATAAGATTACTGAGAAGACAGCCTGTGTAATCCTTGAAACGATACAGGGTGCGGCAGGATTTTTAGTTCCTCAGAACGATTATCTGAAGAAATTAAAAAAAAGATGTGAGGAGGTGGGGGCTCTCCTTATCCTGGATGAGATACAACCGGGGTTTGGAAGGACAGGTAAGCTGTTTTCATTTGAGCATTATGGAATTGTTCCGGATATCCTTGTTATGGGGAAAGGAATGGGAGGTGGAGTCCCTGTTGGAGCTTTTATGAGCTCTAAGGAAATAATGAGCAGTTTGTCACATTCGCCGAAGCTTGGACATATCACTACATTCGGAGGGAACCCTCTTATAGCGGCATCCAGCTATGCAACATTAAAAGAAGTGCTAGAAAGTGGGTTAATGAATGAGGTGGACAGGAAAGAGGAACTATTCAGAGAATTACTGGTGCATCCCAAGATTAGTAATATAAACGGGAGAGGGTTGATGCTCGCTGTAAATTTAGGAAGCCCGGAATATACTTTAAAAGTTGCTCAGAAGTGTATGGAAAAAGGTCTTGTAGTGTTCTGGCAACTGTACAGGAATGAATATTTAAGAATTTCTCCACCATTAACCATATCTCTTGAGGAAATAAAAGAGGGATGCCAGATTATCCTTGAAGTTTTAAACGAAAATTAG
- a CDS encoding organic solvent tolerance protein OstA — protein sequence MRLILFLILFVSTFMFAQDQQKPAQRDPYLKAPVNNNAPKQIRPEDKIKIIHADFVKKDPAKYDGNQYLEGNVKIENQGSILTADEVVLYSEENFAKAIGNTKLQNTDGSVITAGEMEYDGNTQKGVARKNVVLTDPKQTIRTDILYYDKLSNLAYFNTGGTISDGQNVMYTKSATYFLDTKMIDFVGNVKIDTPDYVIEGPNIKQNQNTKVAEFFGPTTITNRANPKNYIYTERGTYKMGSKESYLNKNSRIHYNDKILTGDDMYFNQLTGFGTATGNVTLDDPKEKRYVKGGYGEIFQKKDSSIITKNPYAVKILEKDSIYFAAEKIISYQKPDETDATKKKSFLRAFRKGRFYKSNAQGRADSIAFNETDGIMHMYTAPILWSGEKQVTGDKIEAYFNTATEDLDSLKVIGNAFAISKVDSLNLKDEFNQVKGKLMTVYYEKSEVKETKVIGNAQAISYADDFNEKTKENERIGITLTSCGIIDAIFESRVLQIVSCNIGATSDTYPMSKIEPARRKFQDFNWNTKDRIRKWQDILVDTPGYEEIKYEADTELYDAAKEAVEKEKAKEEAKKPKRVRK from the coding sequence CTGATTCTTTTTCTGATACTCTTTGTTTCTACTTTTATGTTTGCGCAAGATCAACAAAAGCCTGCGCAAAGGGATCCTTATTTAAAAGCTCCTGTAAATAATAATGCACCCAAGCAAATAAGACCTGAAGATAAAATTAAAATCATCCATGCGGATTTTGTAAAAAAAGATCCTGCAAAGTATGACGGAAACCAATATCTTGAGGGAAATGTAAAAATCGAAAATCAGGGTTCTATCCTTACGGCAGATGAAGTTGTGCTGTATAGCGAAGAAAACTTTGCGAAAGCGATTGGTAATACAAAGCTCCAGAACACAGATGGATCGGTAATTACTGCTGGGGAAATGGAATACGATGGGAATACCCAAAAGGGCGTTGCACGTAAGAACGTAGTACTTACCGACCCAAAGCAAACCATCAGAACCGATATTCTTTATTACGATAAACTTTCAAATCTTGCCTATTTTAATACAGGAGGAACGATTTCTGACGGACAGAATGTGATGTATACAAAATCTGCGACCTATTTTCTGGATACGAAGATGATCGATTTTGTAGGCAATGTAAAAATTGATACTCCGGACTATGTTATCGAAGGTCCCAACATCAAACAGAACCAGAATACTAAAGTTGCTGAGTTCTTTGGTCCCACAACGATAACCAACAGGGCCAATCCGAAAAACTATATATACACCGAAAGAGGTACCTATAAAATGGGTTCTAAAGAATCCTACCTTAATAAAAATTCGAGGATACATTATAACGATAAAATTCTGACCGGAGATGATATGTATTTTAATCAGCTCACAGGGTTTGGTACAGCTACCGGAAATGTGACATTAGATGATCCTAAAGAAAAAAGATATGTGAAAGGAGGTTATGGAGAAATTTTTCAAAAGAAAGATTCTTCGATCATTACCAAAAATCCATATGCCGTAAAGATCCTTGAAAAGGATTCTATATATTTTGCAGCTGAAAAGATAATCTCTTATCAGAAACCTGATGAAACTGATGCTACAAAGAAAAAAAGTTTTTTGAGGGCATTCAGGAAAGGAAGGTTTTATAAGTCCAATGCACAGGGAAGAGCAGATTCCATTGCATTTAACGAAACGGATGGTATTATGCATATGTATACTGCACCAATCTTATGGAGTGGAGAAAAGCAGGTGACAGGAGATAAAATCGAAGCTTATTTTAATACGGCAACTGAGGATCTTGATTCCTTGAAAGTAATAGGAAATGCATTTGCTATAAGTAAAGTTGATTCTTTGAACCTGAAAGATGAGTTCAACCAGGTAAAAGGAAAGCTCATGACCGTTTATTATGAAAAAAGCGAGGTCAAAGAAACCAAAGTTATAGGAAATGCACAGGCTATAAGTTATGCGGATGACTTTAACGAAAAGACTAAAGAGAATGAAAGAATAGGTATTACCCTTACCTCATGTGGAATTATTGATGCTATATTTGAAAGTAGAGTACTTCAGATTGTATCCTGTAATATCGGGGCAACGTCCGATACATATCCTATGAGTAAGATAGAACCTGCCAGAAGGAAATTTCAGGACTTTAACTGGAATACAAAAGACAGAATCAGGAAATGGCAGGATATCCTCGTAGATACTCCTGGATATGAAGAGATAAAATACGAAGCCGACACTGAACTTTATGATGCGGCTAAAGAAGCTGTTGAAAAGGAAAAAGCTAAGGAAGAAGCTAAAAAACCTAAGAGAGTCAGAAAATAA